In Mercenaria mercenaria strain notata chromosome 14, MADL_Memer_1, whole genome shotgun sequence, the following are encoded in one genomic region:
- the LOC123526211 gene encoding uncharacterized protein DDB_G0292642-like, with protein MPGRTFTLFVVSGENRTCTIEIDEDANIQELRRKVTEKMAESGSSAAGEDDLRIHFAGKDLRSESPSRQPLTLKDYNLHNEATMYVVMRLPGGSDDPSPIVQPKMYDSEVQLTDKPDMFTLDDEEGGQRAEMPCGHVISPESLTAYCRSLLTAGKYEFFCPYKAKPEDPYCNELWELFTVKRLAVLTPEEIKAFEKKMAENYLRKAVGIQSCPRCKLFCERKSKTDQRVRCLVCKTEAGGRYEFCWFCLKTWLTNEFKNCGNSGCTGEDPRLRVIKNCPKKKVVGVECPAIRACPTCGLLIEHKEACKQMTCTCGQKFCFICLKKANGDGIYQCGVWNFKCEVAPVQTSLSGN; from the exons ATGCCTGGACGTACATTCACATTGTTTGTCGTGAGTGGAGAAAATAGAACATGCACTATTGAAATTGACGAG GATGCTAACATTCAGGAATTACGTCGGAAAGTCACCGAGAAAATGGCCGAGAGCGGTTCTTCAGCCGCCGGAGAAGATGACCTGCGTATCCATTTTGCAg GTAAGGATCTACGGTCGGAGAGTCCCAGCAGGCAACCGCTGACTTTAAAAGACTACAACCTACACAATGAAGCCACTATGTATGTCGTAATGCGGCTTCCTGGTGGTTCTGACGATCCATCGCCGATAGTGCAGCCAAAAATGTATGACTCCGAGGTTCAGCTCACCGACAAACCGGATATGTTTACACTGGATGACGAGGAAGGGGGGCAGCGGGCTGAAATGCCTTGTGGGCACGTTATAA GTCCCGAATCTTTAACGGCCTACTGTAGAAGTCTTCTTACTGCCGGGAAGTATGAATTTTTTTGCCCGTATAAAGCAAAACCGGAGGACCCATACTGCAACGAATTGTGGGAATTGTTCACAGTCAAAAGGTTGGCCGTACTGACACCTGAAGAAATTAAAGCATTCGAGAAGAAGATGGCTGAAAATTATCTCCGAAAAGCTGTTGGTATCCAGAGTTGTCCTCGTTGTAAACTATTCTGCGAACGCAAAAGCAAAACCGACCAAAGGGTCCGATGTTTGGTTTGTAAGACAGAGGCAGGTGGCCGGTACGAATTTTGCTGGTTCTGTCTTAAAACGTGGCTTACCAATGAATTTAAGAATTGTGGGAATTCTGGCTGTACAGGTGAAGATCCTAGGCTTCGGGTGATAAAGAATTGCCCGAAGAAAAAAGTTGTGGGTGTGGAGTGTCCAGCCATACGCGCATGTCCTACATGTGGTCTACTTATCGAACACAAAGAAGCATGTAAGCAAATGACGTGTACATGTGGACAGAAGTTTTGTTTTATATGCTTGAAGAAGGCCAACGGCGACGGAATATACCAGTGCGGCGTTTGGAACTTCAAGTGCGAGGTTGCTCCAGTGCAAACATCTTTATCGGGAAACTAA
- the LOC128548628 gene encoding uncharacterized protein LOC128548628: protein MQSSSRRSSRSSSRSSSRSSMSSSRSSSRSSSRSSSRRSSRSSSSSSSRRSSRSRAAVVVGEAAGVVAGVVVGVVAGVVGVAAGVVVGVVAGVVAGEAAGVVAAVVVGVAAGVVAAVAVGEAAGVEQQ, encoded by the coding sequence ATGCAGAGTAGCAGTAGGAGAAGCAGCAGgagtagcagtagaagtagtagcagGAGTAGTATGAGTAGCAGCAGGAGTAGTAGTAGGAGTAGTAGCAGGAGTAGTAGTAGGAGAAGCAGCaggagtagtagcagcagtagcagtaggagAAGCAGCAGGAGTagagcagcagtagtagtaggaGAAGCAGCAGGAGTAGTAGCAGGAGTAGTAGTAGGAGTAGTAGCAGGAGTAGTAGGAGTAGCAGCAGGAGTAGTAGTAGGAGTAGTAGCAGGAGTAGTAGCAGGAGAAGCAGCaggagtagtagcagcagtagtagtaggaGTAGCAGCaggagtagtagcagcagtagcagtaggagAAGCAGCAGGAGTagagcagcagtag